The window TTTTTGCCGCCGACGTGCTGATGAAGGTCATCGACCGGGCCTTGCAAGCGCACGGGGCATTGGGCATGACGGACGATACGATCCTGGCCTATTACTACCGGCACGAGCGGGCGGCGCGGATTTACGACGGGCCCGACGAAGTCCACAAGAGCGTGGTTTCGCGACGCATCCTGCGCGGCTACGGCTTGTCGTAGGTGCCAGCAACCGATGAGTGAGCAAATCACCACGACGTTTGCCGATTCATCGGCGCCCGTGCGCAAAGGCGAAGAGCTTGACGCTAGCCGTCTCGGTGCGTACCTGACCGAGCATTTGGGCCAGCACGACGCGCGCCTCGAGATCGAGCAGTTTCCGCAAGGGTTTTCGAATCTCACCTATCTGGTGCGGTTCGGAAGCGACGAATACGTCCTGCGACGGCCGCCATTCGGAAACATGGTGAAGTCGGCGCACGACATGGGACGGGAATTCAACGTCCTGTCCAAGTTGTCGAAAGTTTACGAGCTGGCTCCCAAGCCCGTTGTGTACTGCACTGACGAGTCGGTGCTCGGC is drawn from Pirellulales bacterium and contains these coding sequences:
- a CDS encoding phosphotransferase family protein: MSEQITTTFADSSAPVRKGEELDASRLGAYLTEHLGQHDARLEIEQFPQGFSNLTYLVRFGSDEYVLRRPPFGNMVKSAHDMGREFNVLSKLSKVYELAPKPVVYCTDESVLGAPFYVMERRRGVILRRKLPKNFQPDPQTFRRLGIAFID